From the genome of Oscillospiraceae bacterium, one region includes:
- a CDS encoding ATP-binding protein: MYIKRHIEDVLKSAVNEKGALCVTGARQVGKSTVLKTLFTDHTELSLDDTRLQRIAKEQPEEFFEQFPPPVFIDEIQYAPTLFPYIKMRIDKTGEKGAFLLSGSQRYEMMQGVTESLAGRINLIDLYGLSIREILGDDCRDEFIPTKDFLKSRNPKPLKYNEIWEHIWRGFFPEIVGQNPNWSRFYSTYIRTYLDRDVSKLSQVGDLLQFEKFMVAMAARTGQLLNIADIAKDTGISQPTAEKWLSILVASNIVYVLKPYYNNVLKRLIKTPKVYFLDTGLASYLVGWDSAQVLQNGAMAGAMFETFVIGEIIKSWTNKDGITPNMNFYFFRDKDGNEIDLLIKRNGVLFPIEAKKHISCDKSDITAFKQLDKIADTKRGEGCVVCMADDVLPITPTDKAVGVCYL; the protein is encoded by the coding sequence ATGTATATCAAACGCCATATCGAGGATGTATTAAAATCCGCAGTCAATGAAAAGGGAGCTTTATGCGTAACTGGCGCGCGACAAGTTGGTAAATCAACGGTGCTAAAAACTCTGTTTACCGATCACACGGAATTATCGTTAGACGACACAAGATTACAGCGGATAGCAAAAGAACAGCCAGAGGAGTTTTTCGAGCAATTTCCGCCGCCGGTATTTATTGATGAAATTCAGTATGCGCCGACCTTGTTTCCGTATATCAAAATGCGAATAGACAAAACAGGCGAAAAAGGAGCATTCTTACTCTCCGGCTCTCAACGCTATGAAATGATGCAAGGTGTAACCGAAAGTTTAGCGGGCCGAATCAATTTAATCGACTTGTATGGTCTGTCTATACGTGAAATTCTCGGTGATGACTGTCGTGACGAGTTTATTCCAACGAAGGATTTTTTGAAAAGTCGTAATCCCAAGCCACTCAAATATAACGAAATATGGGAACATATTTGGCGTGGATTCTTCCCCGAAATCGTGGGGCAAAATCCTAACTGGTCGCGCTTTTACTCAACCTATATCCGCACTTATCTTGATCGTGACGTTTCAAAATTATCGCAAGTCGGTGATTTACTGCAATTCGAAAAATTTATGGTTGCGATGGCGGCTCGAACGGGTCAACTGCTTAACATCGCCGATATAGCAAAAGATACCGGCATCAGCCAACCGACTGCCGAGAAATGGCTTTCGATTTTGGTTGCATCAAACATAGTTTATGTCTTAAAGCCATACTACAATAATGTCCTCAAACGCTTAATCAAAACTCCAAAAGTGTATTTCTTAGATACGGGGCTTGCAAGCTATTTGGTTGGTTGGGACAGCGCACAAGTCCTGCAAAATGGCGCGATGGCGGGAGCTATGTTTGAAACCTTTGTCATCGGCGAAATAATAAAGTCATGGACTAACAAGGATGGCATAACGCCCAACATGAATTTCTATTTTTTCCGTGACAAAGATGGCAATGAGATTGACTTACTCATCAAGCGCAACGGCGTTCTTTTTCCCATTGAAGCAAAAAAACACATCAGTTGCGACAAGAGTGATATTACTGCTTTCAAACAGCTTGACAAAATTGCTGATACGAAACGCGGTGAGGGATGTGTTGTTTGCATGGCAGACGATGTGCTGCCGATAACGCCAACAGATAAAGCGGTTGGTGTGTGCTATTTGTAG
- a CDS encoding peptidoglycan-binding protein, protein MTTEWYRGQGYDFTITSTTQLDQKYTPGRNVFEEISRVVDDIFTTYITRPGIRQPLFAQYCDGRRVSCPNWMSQWGSKDLGDRGFAAIDILRRFYGSDIYLQQAEQVAGIPLSWPGTPLQTGSSGQYVRVIQEQLNRIGDNFPAIPKLRVDGVFGPATREAVETFQHIFHMPSDGIVNFATWYRISHIYVAVTRKAAGLPRH, encoded by the coding sequence ATGACCACAGAATGGTATCGCGGGCAGGGGTACGATTTCACCATTACATCTACCACACAGCTTGACCAGAAATATACGCCGGGGCGCAATGTTTTCGAGGAAATTTCGCGTGTAGTAGACGATATTTTTACCACGTATATTACCCGGCCCGGCATTCGCCAACCATTGTTTGCTCAGTATTGTGACGGACGGCGCGTCAGTTGTCCCAACTGGATGAGCCAATGGGGGTCAAAGGATTTGGGGGATCGCGGATTTGCTGCCATTGATATCTTGCGGCGATTCTACGGTTCTGACATTTATTTGCAGCAAGCCGAACAAGTTGCCGGTATTCCCCTGTCGTGGCCGGGCACGCCGCTGCAAACAGGGTCGAGCGGACAGTATGTGCGTGTGATACAAGAGCAGCTCAACCGAATCGGTGACAATTTCCCGGCCATCCCCAAATTACGTGTCGACGGCGTTTTCGGACCGGCAACGCGTGAAGCCGTCGAAACATTTCAGCACATTTTCCATATGCCGTCAGACGGTATTGTCAACTTCGCGACATGGTATCGCATTTCGCACATTTATGTAGCGGTGACGCGCAAAGCGGCGGGATTACCAAGGCACTAG
- the raiA gene encoding ribosome-associated translation inhibitor RaiA encodes MKIEIHDRNTMNPTGVHEYAEKKVGKLNRYFHKDIEARVVMTKERAQQKCEITINVDGLYFRSTVGTTDMYASVDACVAHIERQIRKHRTKLEKRLKAIEPHEDYDLAVDDSDAFSVLRRKTFNMKPMTSEEAILQMQLLSHAFFMFRDSDSGGAVSVVYSRNDGGYGVISEA; translated from the coding sequence ATGAAAATCGAAATTCACGACCGCAATACCATGAACCCCACCGGTGTGCATGAGTATGCCGAAAAGAAAGTGGGAAAGCTCAATCGCTATTTCCACAAAGACATTGAGGCGCGTGTGGTTATGACCAAAGAGCGCGCACAGCAAAAATGCGAAATCACCATCAATGTTGACGGACTCTACTTTCGCTCAACCGTTGGCACAACTGACATGTATGCATCGGTTGATGCATGTGTCGCGCACATTGAACGGCAAATTCGCAAGCATCGCACTAAGCTTGAGAAACGTCTCAAAGCAATTGAGCCGCACGAAGATTATGATTTGGCTGTTGATGATAGTGACGCATTCAGCGTGCTGCGGCGCAAGACGTTCAACATGAAGCCAATGACATCAGAGGAAGCCATTTTGCAAATGCAGCTGTTGTCGCACGCTTTCTTTATGTTCCGCGACAGTGACAGCGGCGGAGCGGTGTCGGTCGTGTACAGCCGTAACGACGGCGGATACGGCGTCATTTCTGAGGCATAA
- the nrdR gene encoding transcriptional regulator NrdR, translating to MRCPFCSFAESKVIDTRPNEENETIRRRRECLSCMRRFTTYETIEQIPLLVVKKDGTRQAFDRNKVLNSLIQACDKRTITLQEQEQMIDEVEQKLQNELTREVTSRRIGMMVMEQLRSRDQVAYVRFASVYRQFTDVSDFVDELRTLLTENS from the coding sequence ATGAGATGTCCCTTTTGTAGTTTTGCTGAGAGCAAAGTCATTGATACACGCCCCAACGAAGAAAATGAGACCATTCGGCGGCGGCGTGAGTGTTTGTCATGTATGCGGCGGTTTACGACGTATGAAACCATTGAGCAAATTCCGTTGCTCGTCGTCAAGAAAGACGGCACACGGCAAGCCTTTGACCGCAACAAAGTGCTCAATTCGCTGATTCAGGCGTGCGACAAGCGAACCATCACGCTGCAAGAGCAAGAGCAAATGATTGATGAAGTTGAGCAAAAACTGCAAAATGAGCTGACGCGCGAGGTTACCAGCCGCCGTATCGGCATGATGGTTATGGAGCAACTTCGCAGTCGTGATCAAGTAGCCTATGTGCGATTTGCCTCGGTATATCGTCAGTTTACCGATGTCAGCGATTTTGTTGACGAGTTACGGACATTGCTGACGGAAAATAGTTAG
- a CDS encoding DUF1292 domain-containing protein: protein MSEDFGSTFVTIEDEDGNEIELEYLDTAIVDDIEYMAFTSADNDPDSEEVEIFILRVEEEEDEQILATIEEEDEMQRVYEVFMTRLEEEDEDLDDEE, encoded by the coding sequence ATGAGCGAAGATTTTGGCAGTACCTTTGTCACCATTGAGGACGAAGATGGCAATGAGATTGAATTAGAGTATTTGGACACAGCTATCGTGGACGATATCGAGTATATGGCTTTTACGTCCGCCGACAATGATCCCGACAGCGAAGAAGTGGAGATTTTCATTTTGCGCGTCGAGGAAGAAGAGGATGAGCAAATTCTTGCCACCATTGAAGAAGAGGATGAGATGCAGCGCGTATATGAGGTGTTTATGACGCGATTGGAAGAAGAGGATGAGGATTTAGACGACGAAGAGTAA